In one window of Porites lutea chromosome 8, jaPorLute2.1, whole genome shotgun sequence DNA:
- the LOC140945402 gene encoding allatostatin-A receptor-like: MNLAVADMTVATFFAPQYVLTHSFTHPDGLTGTILCRILTGGNLGWIGAAASVFTLVVTSIERYYAVLYPHENNGRISNRKLKVIIPCSWIFGVVINIPGFICANYVKAEQACAYVCPEEWIGQLYSSTWCLLVAFLPVCLMTSLYSRVVFTLWFKSAKSDENSSQQLQGVMKVRKRVTLMVLIISFIFGVCWLTDSANYVAYYFFSYPTFLPYAASNTMILFNSAINPVVYA, from the exons ATGAACCTGGCTGTAGCAGATATGACCGTAGCCACGTTTTTTGCACCGCAATACGTTTTGACACACTCCTTCACCCATCCAGATGGATTAACTGGTACAATACTGTGCAGAATACTGACTGGTGGAAATTTAGGTTGGATAGGAGCTGCTGCGTCAGTGTTCACCTTGGTTGTGACATCAATTGAACGATATTACGCAGTGTTATATCCTCatgaaaacaatggaagaatTTCTAACCGCAAGCTCAAG GTGATTATACCTTGTTCTTGGATATTTGGAGTGGTAATCAATATCCCGGGGTTTATCTGTGCGAATTATGTTAAGGCTGAGCAAGCTTGTGCTTATGTGTGTCCTGAAGAATGGATCGGCCAGCTCTATAGTTCCACTTGGTGTCTGTTGGTAGCATTTCTGCCGGTGTGTTTGATGACTTCTTTGTACTCCCGTGTCGTGTTCACTTTGTGGTTCAAAAGTGCCAAGTCCGATGAAAACAGCAGTCAGCAACTACAG ggTGTGATGAAGGTGCGAAAAAGAGTTACTTTGATGGTCCTGATTATCAGTTTCATTTTTGGGGTGTGCTGGTTAACTGACTCAGCTAATTACGTCGCCTACTACTTTTTCTCGTATCCTACATTCTTACCATATGCAGCATCTAACACGATGATCTTGTTCAATTCTGCTATCAATCCAGTGGTGTACGCCTGA
- the LOC140945403 gene encoding QRFP-like peptide receptor encodes MVVAIFLTPQLLSFHISFTHPDGLIGTVLCKLLTTANFTYVGAGASVFTLICISVERYFNVLYPHGAKRKLTKRKLKVLVPCSWIFGVSLKVPAFLSYVYVKEVGGCVYLLTEEWMGKLLSMSWFIFLGFLPVVVMTALYSRVVYALWFKGSDNAGNNSQQGVMRVRKRVTLMVFIVSIIFGVCWGTNTVGYLMVDFFPSHKFHTIEASNTIVLLNSAINPIIYALVNERFKEKFKAMLCCRRQRVRVHPGGESHGIENNTNPTDAKIETGRN; translated from the exons ATGGTTGTGGCCATATTTTTAACACCGCAGCTCCTGTCTTTCCACATCAGTTTCACTCATCCAGATGGGTTGATTGGTACAGTGTTGTGCAAACTTCTGACCACCGCAAACTTCACCTACGTTGGGGCTGGAGCATCAGTTTTTACTTTGATTTGCATATCGGTGGAACGTTACTTTAATGTGTTGTATCCTCATGGAGCCAAACGCAAGCTAACCAAGCGCAAACTCAAG GTGCTTGTACCTTGTTCCTGGATCTTTGGAGTGAGTTTGAAAGTCCCAGCTTTCTTGTCTTACGTCTATGTCAAGGAAGTTGGTGGTTGCGTTTATTTGCTTACAGAAGAATGGATGGGAAAACTTCTCAGTATGTCTTGGTTTATATTTTTGGGATTCCTTCCTGTCGTGGTTATGACTGCCTTGTATTCCCGAGTCGTTTACGCTTTGTGGTTCAAAGGCTCAGACAACGCTGGAAACAATTCACAACAG GGTGTGATGAGGGTTCGGAAGCGAGTCACCTTGATGGTCTTCATTGTCAGCATCATCTTTGGGGTTTGCTGGGGGACAAACACAGTTGGCTACCTCATGGTCGATTTTTTTCCCTCGCACAAATTCCATACAATAGAAGCAAGCAACACAATAGTCTTGTTGAATTCAGCCATCAACCCGATTATATATGCCTTGGTCAACGAGCGATTTAAGGAAAAGTTCAAGGCAATGCTTTGCTGCAGGCGGCAAAGAGTAAGGGTTCATCCAGGTGGAGAATCTCATGGGATCGAAAATAATACCAACCCCACTGATGCTAAAATAGAAACAGGaagaaactaa